One window of the Stegostoma tigrinum isolate sSteTig4 chromosome 16, sSteTig4.hap1, whole genome shotgun sequence genome contains the following:
- the LOC132210627 gene encoding interleukin-17C-like, whose protein sequence is MRSAPKLLFMVLLVSGLGHTVRIKRDEAHHCWNPKEMESRAKGLQKLLGRANMNQLPSVTLVKDLEQQKHHGKKGCPDLRQYLAPNRDLSHRSISPWAYRIDYDENRYPPKLAFAHCLCDGCIDVENGEEMLSLNSVPLEQTMLVLQRQTCPGQPGLYSFHLKYIKVPVGCTCVLPKNSW, encoded by the exons ATGCGGTCCGCTCCAAAG CTTCTCTTCATGGTCCTCCTGGTCTCAGGGCTTGGTCATACAGTGAGGATAAAGAGAGATGAAGCTCATCACTGCTGGAACCCCAAGGAAATGGAGAGCAGGGCCAAAGGGCTGCAGAAACTGCTGGGCCGGGCCAACATGAACCAACTGCCCTCAGTGACCCTGGTTAAGGATCTGGAGCAGCAGAAACACCATGGGAAGAAAGGCTGCCCCGATCTCCGCCAATATCTCGCACCCAACAGAGACCTCAGTCACCGTTCCATCTCACCTTGGGCATACAG AATTGATTACGATGAGAATCGATATCCTCCAAAACTGGCCTTTGCTCATTGCCTGTGTGATGGTTGTATTGACGTGGAGAATGGGGAAGAGATGCTCTCCTTGAACTCCGTGCCTCTGGAACAGACTATGTTGGTTCTACAGCGCCAGACCTGCCCTGGACAACCCGGGCTCTACAGCTTCCATCTGAAATATATCAAAGTGCCTGTGGGCTGTACATGTGTCCTGCCCAAAAACAGCTGGTAA